From one candidate division WOR-3 bacterium genomic stretch:
- a CDS encoding TonB-dependent receptor: protein MKKILLALIIGVFLFGAEYGRINGRVLDAETGEPLVGADVVIEGTELGAATDAGGEFVILYVPAGTYRVTSSYISYDPFTFTSVVVNADQTTLLNFRLPPTVIEVKGVTAVAEREAIVRDAVHTRRAVTSQEMSRLPVTTINQVIALQAGVVDSKRGTHLRGGRDGEVTYFVDGIVTKVPNTNWQSAVINQSAVEEVSVVSGGFDAEYGDALSGVVNIVTREGGSKISGALNYLSDEMFGSWQDPINYGYSQYDFSFGGPLPAFNRLRYFFSGEYMQTESYHQEGLFKLDAPRQDYRAQGRLTYNLANAKGKLSFTGFNERRQWVIWSNVTGTGQYDLKYFDNRPMSRIKNWILSSTFNYMVTAQTLASLKVGMTHFDRMYGNRDYIWEEDSGRQWYDDYRFKAERLVDMLLHPEDYIDPVTGEPVTIRQVLIDSVMEYHEEYYNRDVEALRHNPYGVEGLFYTTGDYRVWRVWNNNDIQGRFDVTHSIGRVHEFKTGVDYIRYEMQYYDNNLPWVANPFWDYYDRTPWKFAAYVQDKMDFEGLVARVGLRFDYFDPKASTYEAPEDYLNDELIRSEAEYKVSPRLGFSLPVTDRMKLRFNYGQYFQLPALDNLYGSTDTSVVRLLISRGNAVVGNILIKPEKTVLYELGIENQFSEEVIFGFTAYFKDIYDLNQVREVIAVPYSYYQYMNVDYGNVKGFEVNLQKRMSNMWAFGLSYTMQFAKGTAADAYEWYEDHYYYNIAVPVIDYWLDFDERHTLHANWDVDLPTDFFLIPLQNFNSSIVFSYHSGHPYTPRDLRGNKLGDENSARIPGYLNVDWNLSRSFKIGPANLVLKGLIYNLLNTEQIIEVHETTGDPVLHGDPEPSLDQFGFTAISSTRYSPQSDFNHDGLVDPREAKQSYIDAQNDYYYDARNFMPGFRARVGVGLQF from the coding sequence ATGAAAAAAATCTTACTCGCACTTATTATCGGGGTATTCCTTTTCGGTGCTGAATACGGCAGGATAAATGGTCGCGTTCTGGATGCTGAGACAGGAGAACCCCTGGTCGGAGCTGATGTTGTCATTGAGGGCACCGAGTTAGGTGCGGCGACCGATGCAGGAGGAGAGTTCGTCATACTCTATGTCCCTGCAGGAACTTACCGGGTCACATCGTCCTATATTAGTTACGACCCGTTCACCTTCACGAGTGTCGTCGTGAATGCCGACCAGACAACATTGCTCAATTTCCGCTTGCCTCCGACTGTGATCGAAGTCAAAGGTGTAACTGCCGTTGCCGAGCGCGAGGCAATCGTTAGAGACGCTGTTCACACGCGCCGTGCGGTTACATCTCAGGAAATGAGCCGGTTGCCCGTTACGACGATCAACCAGGTCATTGCTCTGCAAGCCGGCGTCGTCGATAGCAAGCGCGGAACCCATCTGCGCGGCGGACGCGACGGTGAGGTTACTTACTTCGTTGACGGTATTGTTACCAAGGTACCCAACACTAACTGGCAATCAGCGGTTATCAATCAGTCTGCCGTGGAGGAAGTCTCCGTGGTGAGTGGCGGATTCGACGCTGAGTACGGCGATGCGCTTTCGGGCGTTGTTAATATTGTCACGCGCGAAGGCGGTTCGAAGATATCGGGTGCTTTGAATTACCTTAGTGATGAGATGTTCGGCAGCTGGCAAGACCCGATCAATTACGGGTACAGCCAATACGATTTCTCGTTTGGCGGTCCGTTACCGGCATTTAACAGACTTCGCTATTTCTTCTCTGGTGAGTATATGCAGACCGAATCATACCATCAAGAAGGGTTGTTCAAACTCGATGCTCCGAGGCAGGATTACCGGGCGCAAGGTCGTTTGACGTACAATTTAGCCAATGCAAAAGGCAAATTGTCGTTCACCGGCTTCAATGAACGCAGGCAGTGGGTGATCTGGAGTAACGTTACCGGCACCGGCCAGTACGATCTCAAATACTTTGACAACCGGCCGATGAGTCGTATCAAGAACTGGATCCTTTCCTCGACGTTCAACTATATGGTCACGGCCCAGACCCTGGCATCGCTGAAAGTCGGTATGACTCACTTTGACCGCATGTACGGCAATCGTGATTATATCTGGGAAGAAGACAGCGGAAGACAATGGTATGATGATTACCGGTTCAAGGCGGAACGACTTGTTGATATGCTGCTTCATCCGGAAGATTATATTGATCCGGTGACCGGCGAACCAGTCACAATTCGTCAGGTGCTCATCGACAGTGTCATGGAGTACCACGAAGAGTACTACAATCGTGATGTCGAGGCACTGCGCCATAATCCTTACGGTGTTGAGGGTTTGTTCTACACGACCGGTGACTACCGTGTGTGGAGAGTATGGAACAACAACGACATCCAGGGAAGGTTCGACGTCACCCACTCGATTGGCAGGGTGCACGAGTTCAAAACCGGCGTAGATTATATCCGTTATGAGATGCAATACTACGATAACAATCTGCCGTGGGTTGCCAATCCCTTCTGGGATTACTATGACCGGACACCGTGGAAATTCGCCGCTTATGTACAGGACAAGATGGACTTTGAGGGACTTGTTGCGCGTGTTGGGTTGCGTTTTGATTATTTCGATCCCAAAGCGAGCACGTATGAGGCGCCCGAGGATTACCTGAACGACGAGCTGATCCGCTCTGAAGCTGAGTACAAGGTCTCGCCACGTCTCGGTTTCTCGCTACCGGTGACCGACCGTATGAAACTTCGTTTCAACTACGGACAGTATTTCCAGTTACCAGCGCTCGACAATCTATACGGATCGACTGATACGTCGGTGGTGAGGTTGCTCATTTCGCGCGGCAACGCGGTTGTCGGCAACATCTTGATCAAACCCGAGAAGACCGTGCTGTATGAATTGGGTATTGAGAACCAGTTCTCGGAAGAGGTTATTTTCGGTTTCACTGCGTACTTCAAGGATATCTATGACCTGAACCAGGTCCGTGAAGTCATTGCGGTGCCCTATTCCTATTACCAGTACATGAATGTCGACTACGGTAATGTTAAGGGCTTCGAGGTCAACTTGCAGAAACGCATGTCGAACATGTGGGCATTCGGCTTGAGCTACACCATGCAGTTTGCCAAAGGCACGGCTGCTGACGCATATGAATGGTACGAAGACCACTACTACTACAATATAGCGGTACCGGTTATTGATTACTGGCTTGACTTTGACGAACGACACACATTACACGCAAACTGGGATGTTGATCTACCGACGGATTTCTTCTTAATACCTCTCCAGAACTTCAACAGTTCGATCGTCTTCTCCTATCATTCAGGCCATCCGTATACCCCTCGTGATCTACGTGGAAACAAGCTTGGTGACGAAAATTCGGCAAGGATACCTGGGTACTTGAATGTCGACTGGAATCTCAGCCGCAGCTTCAAAATAGGTCCGGCGAATCTGGTGCTCAAGGGATTGATCTACAATCTGCTCAACACCGAGCAGATAATCGAAG